The Fulvia fulva chromosome 6, complete sequence genome includes a window with the following:
- a CDS encoding S-adenosylmethionine decarboxylase proenzyme: MVNVEIPPHYTNSPAGSLSGTPHLTINKDITALDLDSSNAFEGPEKLLEVWFSPSEKALPASASPLGLKAVSQDSWKEMLDLVNCKVLSVIDSKNVDAYLLSESSMFVFPHKLVLKTCGTTTLLLGLSRMLEIAALEAGFPHVKAGFGDGVTAAATPYRVFYSRKNFLFPTQQRGPHRSWRDEVRYLDKMFLGGSAYMIGKMNGDHWYLYITGPRTQLTPPATPEEQVFQTPTQKTMLPEKLNGMSLADAEPEDETLEILMIDLEEDNARQFYLEDASNIAQDNARRAHLLRKDAFHHLGVIPEANGSDPSISGNTVVNGGDDPSFDVFAQTSSDHSGYSTPADEEPLTCAEELSTEGHTLGSVVTENCGLADVYPTSKYPDARIDSYLFTPCGYSANGVVPMPGDGESTNYWTVHVTPEPQCSYASFETNVPTRHTGRQTVDVVQQVVGIFKPGRFSVTLFEAKDGEDQAYAKNDKRMDHIKGYRRVDRIVHDLEGYELVFRYFERNDWEGGAPRLGEPSP, translated from the coding sequence ATGGTCAACGTAGAGATTCCACCTCACTACACAAACTCGCCGGCCGGATCACTTAGTGGTACGCCGCATTTGACGATCAATAAGGACATTACTGCTCTCGATCTCGACAGCAGCAATGCATTCGAAGGGCCAGAGAAGCTCCTAGAGGTATGGTTCAGTCCATCGGAGAAGGCGCTTCCAGCGTCTGCTTCTCCACTGGGCTTGAAGGCTGTCTCGCAGGACTCATGGAAGGAGATGCTTGACCTGGTGAACTGCAAGGTTTTATCGGTCATCGATTCTAAGAACGTCGATGCATACCTTCTGTCGGAGTCGAGCATGTTTGTCTTTCCGCACAAGCTGGTGCTGAAGACATGCGGCACAACTACGCTCTTGCTAGGCTTGTCCCGCATGCTGGAGATCGCAGCTCTCGAGGCTGGCTTCCCACATGTCAAGGCCGGCTTCGGCGATGGAGTCACTGCAGCAGCTACTCCTTACCGTGTGTTCTACAGCCGCAAGAATTTCCTGTTCCCGACTCAGCAGCGCGGACCACACCGCAGCTGGCGTGATGAGGTGCGCTACCTCGACAAGATGTTCTTAGGCGGCAGCGCCTACATGATTGGCAAGATGAACGGCGATCATTGGTACCTGTACATCACTGGACCACGTACTCAATTGACTCCGCCCGCCACGCCAGAGGAGCAGGTCTTCCAGACCCCGACGCAGAAGACGATGCTGCCTGAGAAGCTCAACGGCATGAGCTTGGCTGACGCGGAGCCAGAGGATGAGACTTTGGAGATCCTCATGATTGACCTGGAGGAAGACAATGCTCGCCAATTCTACCTGGAGGATGCCAGCAACATTGCGCAGGACAACGCACGCCGTGCCCACCTCCTTCGCAAGGATGCTTTCCACCACTTGGGTGTCATTCCAGAAGCCAATGGTTCTGATCCAAGCATTTCTGGCAATACTGTCGTCAACGGAGGCGACGACCCATCGTTCGATGTCTTCGCGCAGACTTCCAGCGACCACTCTGGCTACAGCACCCCAGCCGACGAAGAGCCATTGACCTGTGCCGAAGAGCTCAGCACCGAAGGCCACACCCTTGGCTCAGTCGTCACCGAGAACTGTGGCCTCGCAGACGTCTATCCGACCTCCAAGTACCCTGACGCCCGCATTGATTCCTACCTCTTCACACCCTGCGGCTACTCCGCCAACGGCGTCGTTCCCATGCCCGGCGATGGCGAGTCCACCAATTACTGGACCGTTCACGTTACGCCAGAGCCACAATGCTCCTACGCCAGTTTCGAGACCAATGTTCCAACCCGCCACACTGGTCGTCAGACCGTTGATGTTGTGCAGCAGGTCGTGGGAATCTTCAAGCCGGGTCGCTTCAGTGTCACGTTGTTCGAGGCGAAGGATGGCGAAGATCAGGCGTACGCCAAGAACGATAAGCGTATGGATCACATCAAGGGCTACCGCAGAGTTGATCGGATTGTGCACGATTTGGAGGGCTACGAGTTGGTTTTCAGGTACTTTGAGAGGAATGATTGGGAGGGTGGTGCTCCGAGGTTGGGGGAGCCTAGCCCGTGA
- a CDS encoding Elongator complex protein 3 encodes MATMTETWTDSTQNKKRLPAAKRAKLAPENERYIRACADIANSLVEDDEKVQAGGPKKDVNLNSLRSHFAKKHFLGRQPPLTDIIAAVPEQYKKYILPKLIAKPIRSASGIAVVAVMCKPHRCPHIAYTGNICVYCPGGPDSDFEYSTQSYTGYEPTSMRAIRARYDPFEQARGRVDQIRNMGHSVDKVEYIIMGGTFMSLSPKYREEFISQLHNALSGYQTNNVDEAVMAGEQSNTKCVGITIETRPDYCLPPHLTDMLRYGCTRLEVGVQSLYEDVARDTNRGHTVKAVCETFCQAKDAGFKVVSHMMPDLPNVGLERDLFQFQEYFSNPAFRTDGLKIYPTLVIRGTGLYELWRTGRYKNYTPNVLIDIVARILALIPPWTRIYRVQRDIPMPLVTSGVEKGNLRELALARMKDFGTTCRDVRTREVGINEAKNKIRPNQVELVRRDYTANGGWETFLAYEDSKQDILIALLRLRKCSEKYTYREELISQPSSLVRELHVYGSAVPIHERVKGKSQHQGYGTLLMQEAERIARDEHGSRKLSIISGVGVRGYYKRLGYYLDGPYMSKDLDQEEADSDAD; translated from the coding sequence ATGGCGACGATGACGGAGACGTGGACGGATAGCACGCAGAACAAGAAGCGTCTGCCAGCAGCGAAACGGGCCAAGCTGGCGCCCGAGAACGAACGGTACATACGAGCGTGCGCCGACATCGCCAACAGTCTGGTGGAAGATGACGAGAAAGTGCAGGCAGGAGGGCCAAAGAAGGATGTCAACCTCAACTCGCTGCGGTCGCACTTTGCCAAGAAACACTTCCTTGGTCGTCAGCCGCCTTTGACCGACATCATCGCCGCCGTGCCTGAGCAGTACAAGAAGTACATCTTGCCCAAGCTCATCGCCAAGCCCATTCGAAGTGCGAGTGGTATTGCGGTGGTGGCAGTCATGTGCAAGCCGCATCGATGTCCACACATCGCATACACGGGCAACATCTGCGTGTACTGTCCCGGTGGGCCAGACTCGGACTTCGAGTACAGCACACAGTCCTACACCGGCTACGAGCCAACGAGTATGCGCGCCATTCGTGCAAGATACGACCCGTTCGAGCAGGCAAGAGGCAGAGTCGATCAGATACGCAACATGGGCCACAGCGTGGACAAAGTGGAGTACATCATCATGGGTGGCACTTTCATGTCGCTGAGCCCAAAGTATCGTGAAGAGTTCATCTCCCAGCTGCACAATGCGCTTTCTGGCTACCAGACGAACAACGTCGATGAGGCTGTCATGGCAGGTGAGCAGAGTAATACAAAGTGCGTGGGCATAACAATTGAGACCAGACCGGACTACTGTCTTCCTCCCCACCTGACAGACATGCTTCGTTACGGCTGCACCCGACTGGAGGTTGGTGTGCAATCGCTGTACGAAGATGTCGCACGAGATACGAACAGAGGCCACACAGTCAAAGCCGTCTGCGAGACCTTCTGTCAAGCAAAAGATGCTGGCTTCAAGGTCGTCTCGCACATGATGCCAGATCTGCCCAACGTCGGTCTTGAGCGCGATTTGTTCCAATTCCAGGAGTACTTCTCGAACCCAGCCTTCCGCACAGACGGGCTCAAGATCTACCCTACGCTGGTCATCCGTGGTACCGGTCTGTACGAGCTATGGCGGACAGGTAGGTACAAGAATTACACTCCTAACGTCCTCATCGATATCGTCGCGCGCATTTTGGCTCTCATTCCTCCTTGGACACGTATCTATCGAGTACAACGAGACATTCCAATGCCACTGGTCACTTCTGGCGTCGAGAAGGGTAATCTACGTGAGCTCGCTTTGGCACGCATGAAAGACTTCGGAACCACATGCCGTGACGTTCGAACGAGGGAAGTCGGCATCAACGAGGCCAAGAACAAGATCAGACCCAACCAAGTCGAGCTTGTCCGCCGAGACTATACTGCGAACGGCGGCTGGGAGACTTTCTTGGCGTACGAAGATTCGAAGCAGGACATTCTCATTGCACTGCTTCGACTACGCAAGTGCTCAGAGAAGTACACATATCGGGAGGAGCTCATCTCTCAGCCGAGCAGTCTGGTGCGCGAACTTCATGTCTATGGCTCAGCGGTTCCGATTCATGAACGTGTCAAGGGCAAGTCGCAACATCAAGGTTATGGTACGCTTCTGATGCAGGAAGCTGAGCGCATCGCGAGAGATGAGCATGGCTCTCGGAAACTCTCCATCATCTCTGGCGTTGGTGTTCGAGGATACTACAAACGTCTGGGGTACTATCTGGACGGACCTTATATGAGCAAGGATCTGGATCAGGAGGAGGCTGATAGTGATGCAGATTGA
- a CDS encoding Methyltransferase pytC — translation MTSFHQAKNYTMETVHEQRTYHETSSPYPLPNDATEHERLDLQNAAIDTAMHDKPIHSPLASPKKILDVGCGTGFMIKHFAQTYPSVESIIGVDLSPAVGDVPDNVTLIKGDFHALVEQNHPDLQPETFDLVFSRALAYGMTDWPGHIHKAIFLLKPGGYLETHELDFDLFDQDRIPMSPSLSWHSAYINAFAARGADLHAGRKVEHLMQKAGLVDVRVEKCRLLFGPWDGHSEYDVMAAYAPKYLPDAVGVAFEKMAAGLHNAEKVEGVKEAIFEDLGHPMKWLHFPLYVVWGRRKC, via the exons ATGACTTCGTTTCATCAGGCTAAGAACTACACGATGGAGACCGTTCATGAGCAACGTACATACCACGAGACATCCAGCCCCTACCCTCTGCCCAACGA CGCAACAGAACACGAACGTCTCGACCTCCAGAATGCCGCCATCGACACAGCCATGCACGACAAACCAATCCACTCCCCTCTCGCCAGCCCCAAGAAAATACTAGACGTCGGCTGCGGAACCGGGTTCATGATCAAGCACTTCGCCCAAACATACCCCAGCGTCGAAAGCATCATTGGCGTAGACCTCTCACCAGCAGTGGGAGATGTCCCTGACAACGTAACTCTCATCAAAGGCGACTTCCACGCTCTCGTTGAGCAGAACCATCCTGACCTCCAGCCTGAAACTTTCGACCTCGTCTTCTCCCGGGCGTTAGCTTACGGCATGACGGACTGGCCTGGCCACATCCATAAAGCCATCTTCCTGCTCAAGCCAGGTGGATATCTTGAAACCCACGAATTGGACTTTGACCTCTTCGACCAGGATCGCATCCCCATGTCCCCATCACTGTCTTGGCACAGTGCGTACATCAACGCCTTTGCAGCACGCGGTGCAGATCTTCACGCAGGACGCAAGGTCGAGCATCTCATGCAGAAAGCAGGTCTCGTGGATGTACGGGTCGAGAAGTGTAGACTCCTGTTCGGGCCATGGGATGGACATTCCGAGTATGATGTGATGGCGGCGTATGCGCCAAAGTATTTGCCCGATGCCGTTGGCGTTGCGTTCGAGAAGATGGCCGCTGGATTACACAACGCGGAGAAAGTGGAGGGGGTGAAGGAGGCGATATTCGAGGACTTGGGGCATCCTATGAAATGGTTGCATTTTCCGCTTTATGTTGTGTGGGGGAGGAGGAAATGCTGA